The Plasmodium berghei ANKA genome assembly, chromosome: 12 genome contains a region encoding:
- a CDS encoding BIR protein, with protein MNDTLCLKFDFLRYYLPAELGGTANFEFKQITNFNKYCPSENCNTDLEKITIGFLWLLEQYFTISKDTDDYNENNTNAFFLYIISWLSYQLKQNSEHNTTTINDFYTKHVKNSGKYSKFINDSSICANLKEIIDKQKDLFNIDIEDLSKFYDAFKLLCNIYGNVAKNEKSGTLSNNANNFVEKYTDLNDYYNVENTPHSQILSVLLTDYNKLKTDKSGKIDNSKQFPILPTEKATKPFSRSSRSSSIKISVIPMTFLFFALLIYLGITYKHSLFDFRKRLQRLNLRIKKIKRKINH; from the exons ATGAATGATACTCTA TGTTTaaaatttgattttttgAGGTATTATTTACCTGCTGAATTAGGCGGAACCGCaaattttgaatttaaacaaattacAAATTTCAATAAGTACTGCCCTAGTGAAAACTGCAATACTGATCTcgaaaaaattacaattgGATTTTTATGGTTACTTGAACAATATTTTACTATATCCAAAGATACAGATgattataatgaaaataatacaaatgcattttttctatatattatttcatgGTTAAGTTACCAATTAAAGCAAAATTCAGAGCACAATACCACCACAATAAACGATTTTTATACTAAAcatgtaaaaaatagtggtaaatatagtaaatttataaatgattCCAGTATTTGTGCAAATCTTAAGGAAATCATAGATAAACAAAAAGATTTGTTCAATATTGATATTGAAGATCTGtctaaattttatgatgcattcaaattattatgtaaTATTTATGGCAATGTTGCAAAGAATGAAAAAAGCGGCACCCTGTCAAATAATGCGAATAATTTTGTTGAGAAATATACAGATCTCAACGATTACTATAATGTTGAAAATACCCCTCATAGTCAAATATTGTCTGTTTTATTAActgattataataaattaaaaactgATAAATCTGGTAAAATTGATAATTCTAAACAATTCCCAATTCTTCCAACAGAAAAAGCAACAAAACCATTTTCACGAAGTTCACGAAGTTCATCTATAAAAATTTCAGTAATCCCAATGacatttcttttttttgcattacTTATCTATTTAGGAATTACGTATAAG cATTCATTATTTGACTTTCGGAAAAGGCTTCAAAGACTCAATTTAagaatcaaaaaaataaagaggaaaataaatcattaa
- a CDS encoding BIR protein, translated as MTIVDCNKFETMWKFFPDELNESGEYDFRNEFFNEYCPDENCNNDIDKINAGYLWLFNKFYGDSDKFSNSANDNINIVVYFMMWLGYKLNQKPQSGINKFNDFYSNYMESVNEYKQNIADVKEYTSYIDLINKKKELMNISNENMSNLYDAFKMLCNMINNAKKNDNGNTCLEYANKFVNKHNELKNDSNNIQGNSYNKILSTLSNDYTSFKNTYYDSNIISKLPSLIMEKKTQISLRPNGSQDMFSSETLPSSTEIEVSISETDVSDSEKTLSSSLKISKLIPIPFILVATIILLGISYKYSLFGFWKRLQRQYLREKLKKRRK; from the exons ATGACAATTGTTGAT TGTAATAAGTTTGAAACTATGTGGAAGTTTTTTCCCGACGAATTAAATGAATCTGGAGAATATGATTTTCgaaatgaattttttaacgAATACTGCCCTGATGAAAACTGTAATAACGATATCGATAAGATTAATGCTGGATACTTATggttatttaataaattttatgggGATAGTGATAAATTTTCGAATTCTGCAAATgacaatattaatattgttGTATACTTTATGATGTGGTTAGGTTATAAGTTAAATCAAAAACCACAAAGCGGAATCAACAAGTTTAATGATTTTTATAGTAATTATATGGAAAGTGTCAATGAGTATAAACAGAATATAGCTGATGTTAAGGAATATACAAGTTATATAGAtcttataaataaaaaaaaagaattgaTGAATATTTctaatgaaaatatgtcTAATCTTTATGATGCATTTAAAATGTTATGCAACATGATTAATAatgctaaaaaaaatgataatggAAACACATGTTTAGAATATgctaataaatttgttaataaacATAATGAACTTAAGAATGattctaataatattcaagggaattcatataataaaatattgtcTACATTATCAAATGATTATacttcttttaaaaatacttATTATGATTCTAATATAATAAGTAAACTACCAAGTCTtataatggaaaaaaaaacacaaattTCTTTAAGGCCTAATGGATCACAAGATATGTTCTCGAGTGAAACGCTACCATCAAGTACTGAAATTGAAGTATCAATTTCTGAAACTGATGTATCAGATTCTGAAAAAACACTATCGAGTTCATTGAAAATAAGCAAACTAATTCCAATTCCATTTATATTGGTTGCaacaataattttattaggAATTTCATATaag tattcGTTATTTGGATTTTGGAAACGACTTCAAAGACAATATTTAAGAgaaaaactaaaaaaaagaagaaaatga
- a CDS encoding fam-b protein, whose translation MRVSILKCVLFSIVICSFEYAQNELYFVNDRGIWLERNVINFRNNRILAYADNEFDLNGFYQSTLNLASQLGDCVEGNKEIAHLRNIIDSHIKKHKGSSTSLDLKNVDSKTKKIINELRKELEEVKKELDNKRNDELAIQPIENKKIIKKDGNSSVSEHEDFKQLENNKNNKIESSNCYMKSKLTKKIKKEENKFILSYLIFVAVGVSAPITGVFSLFILLIPSGFSMFFFLFRLIKCIFKLESISK comes from the exons ATGAGAGTCAGTATTTTAAAATGCGTTCTTTTTTCAATTGTTATTTGTTCTTTTGAATATGCCCAAAAT GAACTATACTTTGTAAACGATAGAGGGATATGGCTTGAAAGGAATGTAATAAACTTTAGAAATAATAGGATATTAGCATATGCAGATAACGAATTTGATTTAAATGGATTTTATCAATCAACTTTGAATCTTGCAAGTCAACTTGGTGATTGTGTTGAAGGTAACAAAGAAATAGCACACCTTCGAAATATTATAGATTCACATATAAAGAAGCATAAAGGAAGTAGCACATCActtgatttaaaaaatgtagatagtaagacaaaaaaaataattaatgaGCTTCGAAAAGAATTAGAAGAAGTAAAAAAAGAGCTTGATAATAAAAGGAATGATGAATTAGCAATACAACCAATagagaataaaaaaataataaaaaaagatggAAATAGTTCTGTATCAGAACATGAAGACTTTAAACAattggaaaataataaaaataataaaattgaatcAAGTAATTGTTATATGAAATCAAAATTgactaaaaaaattaaaaaagaagaaaacaAATTCATCCTGTCGTATTTGATATTTGTAGCAGTTGGTGTTTCGGCACCAATAACAGGGGTTTTTAGCTTATTTATACTACTCATACCGTCTGGATTTtccatgttttttttcctttttagACTTATTAAATGTATCTTTAAATTAGAAAGCATATCAAAATAA
- a CDS encoding BIR protein: MILNVCETFKGIEELLNDDFYLHGINDNTKLLEIYCPISSETGKRECKTASQRVNAATVLLFNHLFSGDENIESDNKNNEYIMYIMLWLSSKMNLITDGTYGSVSDFYTTFIKNGDVDVDVDDNYYYDYFDKISEKKEIMKIKIEGMHELYELLKDLCNAINNSSEDSSNCSDCSNFANKWKDQSNKLVEKETKVYEDEYYCDVLLTLKKAYEKFKKDNGIQNKLPELEKIEKINNCKELCKDANNSWRIIDASSQDLSNEIDRNFSDILKTIPSKDKKKYRILKKFVKIIKKITIKKRRIVKKKKRKKVIVKAPMNKKQSNKHQGSSQGGKQSVTEEPSQISEDESYSEDESDLEGEEEDSEQTEPKNNYQNTEQQNTVDQASNQSDNPSYSEGASSASGNELENSGKSQEDSEEQTNTNLSTKTNNQTVVQEQSGAEPETDSKPEPELEPQLKSQTESPLPPPPQAQQHQPSLSQPEQEQEQTQIKSQKELAPQQEPSTPSSSETKKQEQLESPSTQEKSLTKHETGFLYGLYKTHISSFYKNLTDYGHRLYESVSTSLTKGYSAFNKISNDLINHLNKVNDTLPSVDNNIHQKDSGSDLLPSDSPSETPLSSPIQSSDNKVEGENQEKEPEDKSHEKETESGSQEINSEDEKPKKESEGGSGDTISEPEGGSEDTISEPEGGSEDTISEPEGGSEDTISEPEVGNQENKTEGKDQISETGSKDEVPIPTPAPEEPSKDSINKIHDQGIKQLPPEIKVEKGIFEIGFPGDVFKGYKLFVYLVIIIGIPIILALMYKYFSFGWRKELKKKKNMKKVINMFGGNEKTKRVINPTDRKKQVQIIINLSKKKQDKKLTNPSTQKKQDEKVTSSSTQKKQTKQFINSIYWGKYPLLNMYKLMETDPVPFIILYLVFIFYVYRRKCDSLE; the protein is encoded by the exons ATGATTCTCAATGTG TGTGAAACATTTAAGGGTATTGAGGAACTATTGAATGATGATTTTTATCTCCATGGTATAAATGACAATACTAAATTATTAGAAATTTATTGTCCTATTAGCAGTGAAACGGGGAAAAGAGAATGTAAAACTGCCAGTCAAAGAGTTAATGCTGCTactgtattattatttaatcatttatttagcggagatgaaaatatagaatctgataataaaaataacgaaTATATCATGTATATTATGCTATGGTTAAGTAGTAAAATGAATCTAATTACAGATGGAACTTACGGAAGCGTGTCAGATTTTTATACTAcgtttataaaaaatggtgATGTTGATGTTGATGTTGatgataattattattatgattattttgataaaatctctgaaaaaaaagaaataatgaaaattaaaattgaaGGAATGCATGAACTTTATGAGTTACTTAAAGATCTGTGTAATGCAATTAATAATTCTTCCGAAGATTCTTCAAATTGCTCCGATTGTTCAAATTTTGCTAATAAATGGAAAGACCAATCCAATAAACTTGTTGAAAAAGAAACTAAGGTTTATGAAGATGAGTATTATTGTGATGTGCTGTtaactttaaaaaaagcTTATGagaaatttaaaaaagataatGGTATCCAAAATAAACTTCCAGAACTcgaaaaaatagaaaaaataaataattgtaaGGAATTATGTAAAGATGCAAACAACTCGTGGAGAATTATAGATGCGAGTTCCCAAGATTTATCGAATGAAATAGATCGAAATTTTAGTgacattttaaaaacaattccctctaaagataaaaagaaatatcGGATACTGAAGAAATTtgtgaaaattataaaaaaaataacgatCAAGAAGAGAAGaatagtgaaaaaaaagaaaagaaaaaaagtaatTGTCAAAGCACCgatgaataaaaaacagAGTAACAAGCATCAAGGATCAAGCCAAGGAGGAAAACAATCAGTTACAGAAGAACCATCACAAATTTCAGAAGATGAATCATATTCAGAAGATGAATCAGATTTAGAAGGTGAAGAAGAAGATAGTGAACAAACCGAACCGAAGAATAATTATCAAAACACCGAACAACAAAATACAGTAGATCAAGCATCAAACCAAAGTGATAACCCATCATATTCAGAAGGTGCATCATCAGCTTCAGGAAATGAACTAGAAAATAGTGGAAAATCACAAGAAGACTCTGAAGAACAAacaaatacaaatttatcAACGAAAACGAACAATCAAACAGTAGTTCAAGAACAATCTGGTGCAGAACCAGAAACAGATTCAAAACCAGAACCAGAACTAGAACCACAGTTAAAATCACAGACAGAATCACCACTACCACCACCACCACAAGCACAACAACATCAACCATCATTGTCACAACCAGAACAAGAACAAGAACAAACACAGATAAAATCACAGAAAGAATTAGCACCACAACAAGAACCATCAACACCATCATCGTCagaaacaaaaaaacaagAACAACTAGAATCTCCATCTACACAAGAAAAATCATTGACGAAACATGAAACTGGATTTTTATATGGTTTATATAAAACGCatatttcatctttttataaaaaccTTACTGATTATGGGCATCGTTTATATGAAAGTGTATCAACTAGCTTAACAAAAGGTTATTCtgcatttaataaaatttctaATGATTTAATTAATCATCTAAATAAAGTAAATGATACATTACCATCAGTTGATAATAACATTCACCAAAAAGATTCGGGAAGTGATTTACTTCCATCTGATAGTCCATCAGAAACGCCCTTGTCTTCACCGATACAATCTAGTGACAATAAAGTTGAAGGTGAAAACCAAGAAAAAGAACCTGAAGATAAAAGCCACGAAAAAGAAACTGAAAGTGGAAGCCAAGAAATAAATTCTGAAGATGAAAAACCAAAAAAAGAATCTGAAGGTGGAAGTGGAGATACAATAAGTGAACCTGAAGGTGGAAGTGAAGATACAATAAGTGAACCTGAAGGTGGAAGTGAAGATACAATAAGTGAACCTGAAGGTGGAAGTGAAGATACAATAAGTGAACCTGAAGTTGGAAACcaagaaaataaaactgAAGGTAAAGACCAAATAAGTGAAACTGGAAGTAAAGATGAAGTACCAATACCAACACCAGCTCCTGAAGAGCCATCAAAGGATTCTATCAATAAAATACATGATCAAGGAATTAAACAACTTCCTCCTGAAATCAAGGTAGAAAAAGGAATATTTGAAATAGGATTTCCAGGAGATGTATTTAAAGGatacaaattatttgtatatttagTTATAATTATTGGCATACCCATTATTTTAGCACTTATGTATAAG tatttttcatttggATGGAGAAAGGaattgaagaaaaaaaaaaacatgaaaaaggttataaatatgtttggTGGAAATGAAAAGACAAAAAGAGTTATAAACCCAACTGATCGAAAAAAACAAgtacaaataattataaatttatctaaaaaaaaacaggaTAAAAAGCTTACAAATCCATCTACTCAAAAAAAGCAGGATGAAAAGGTTACAAGTTCATCtactcaaaaaaaacaaactaAACAGTTTATAAATTCCATTTACTGGGGAAAATATccattattaaatatgtataaactTATGGAGACCGATCCTGTaccatttattattttgtatttggtgtttattttttatgtttatagAAGAAAATGCGATTCTttagaataa